One Deinococcus radiopugnans ATCC 19172 DNA segment encodes these proteins:
- a CDS encoding chlorite dismutase family protein: MMVDLDPSGQVTGREGDRSNRQFMNYAFFKLDPAFRRLPQAERAEIRAEFQAAAEGWVADAPAEKGLILRPYSLVGVRGDVDFMLWRIAFDVREFQEAQARLNRTRLMGYLTQPYNFVSMNKRSQYVNRIEGSGHGLEVLPGQGQFLFIYPFVKTRAWYDLTPHSRQGMMDEHIHASAPFKGVRINTSYSYGIDDQEFVVSFDSDYPQEFVDLVHRLRYTEASMYTLQDTPMFTCVKKELAGVLADLG, encoded by the coding sequence ATGATGGTGGACCTCGATCCCAGCGGGCAGGTCACCGGGCGCGAGGGGGACCGCAGCAACCGACAGTTCATGAACTACGCCTTTTTCAAGCTGGACCCCGCCTTCCGCCGGTTGCCGCAGGCCGAGCGCGCCGAGATCCGCGCCGAGTTTCAGGCCGCCGCCGAGGGTTGGGTGGCCGACGCGCCCGCCGAGAAGGGCCTGATCCTGCGTCCGTACTCGCTGGTGGGGGTGCGCGGCGACGTGGATTTCATGCTGTGGCGTATCGCCTTCGACGTGCGTGAGTTTCAGGAGGCACAGGCCCGCTTGAACCGCACCCGACTGATGGGGTACCTGACGCAGCCCTACAACTTCGTCTCGATGAACAAGCGCAGCCAGTACGTCAACCGCATCGAGGGCAGCGGGCACGGGCTGGAGGTGCTGCCGGGGCAGGGGCAGTTCCTGTTTATCTACCCCTTCGTGAAAACGCGGGCGTGGTACGACCTGACACCGCACAGCCGTCAGGGCATGATGGACGAGCACATCCACGCCTCGGCGCCGTTTAAAGGCGTGCGGATCAACACCTCGTACAGCTACGGCATCGACGATCAGGAATTCGTGGTGTCGTTCGACAGCGATTACCCGCAGGAGTTCGTGGACCTCGTGCACCGCCTGCGCTACACCGAGGCCAGCATGTACACCCTGCAGGACACGCCGATGTTTACCTGCGTGAAAAAGGAACTGGCGGGGGTGCTGGCCGACCTGGGGTAG
- a CDS encoding aldo/keto reductase, producing MEYRKLQGTDLTLSAVGFGVWTVGTTWWGVKDEQMGKRLLREAYDLGVTFFDNADTYASGRAEEMQREALGDVREKIVIGTKFGYDIYNHPDRPGQQERPHDWSPAYLRKALEGSLRRLGTDYIDFYQLHNPRVDAIQKDDLWAELEALKAEGLIRAYGTALGPALNERQIEEGIATVRDRHAPTQIIYNLLEQVLGEQILPVAEEVGVSIVARVPHASGLLEGFMTRDTEFEPGDHRNWRMTTNARKKAWMEDGLKKVEDLQPFVDGRTIGQLAIQFALHSEVMASLLPNIYDEKGLREYVATFDARPLGQGEYDAIQTLYRANFGLEHDLRGQAVAQ from the coding sequence ATGGAATACCGCAAGTTGCAGGGAACGGATTTGACGCTGAGCGCCGTGGGCTTCGGCGTGTGGACGGTCGGCACGACGTGGTGGGGCGTCAAGGACGAACAGATGGGCAAGCGGCTGCTGCGCGAGGCCTACGACCTGGGCGTGACTTTCTTCGACAACGCCGACACCTACGCCTCGGGCCGCGCCGAGGAGATGCAGCGCGAGGCCCTGGGCGACGTGCGCGAGAAGATCGTGATCGGCACCAAGTTCGGCTACGACATCTACAACCACCCGGACCGGCCGGGGCAGCAGGAGCGCCCGCACGACTGGTCGCCCGCGTACCTGCGCAAGGCGCTGGAAGGCAGCCTGCGGCGGCTGGGCACCGATTACATCGACTTCTACCAGCTGCACAACCCGCGCGTGGACGCCATTCAGAAAGACGACCTGTGGGCCGAGCTGGAGGCCCTGAAAGCCGAAGGCCTGATCCGCGCCTACGGCACCGCGCTGGGACCGGCCCTCAACGAGCGGCAGATCGAGGAAGGCATCGCCACCGTGCGGGACCGCCACGCCCCCACCCAGATCATCTATAACCTGCTGGAGCAGGTGCTGGGTGAACAGATTCTGCCGGTGGCCGAGGAAGTGGGCGTGAGCATCGTGGCCCGCGTGCCGCACGCTTCCGGGCTGCTGGAAGGCTTCATGACCAGGGACACCGAGTTCGAGCCGGGCGATCACCGCAACTGGCGCATGACCACCAACGCCCGCAAGAAGGCCTGGATGGAGGACGGCCTGAAGAAGGTGGAAGACCTGCAGCCGTTCGTGGACGGGCGCACCATCGGTCAGCTGGCCATTCAGTTCGCGCTGCACTCGGAGGTGATGGCGAGCCTTCTGCCCAACATCTACGACGAGAAGGGCCTGCGGGAATACGTCGCCACCTTTGACGCCAGACCGCTGGGGCAGGGCGAATACGACGCCATCCAGACCCTGTACCGCGCCAACTTCGGGCTGGAGCATGACCTGCGCGGCCAGGCGGTGGCCCAGTGA
- a CDS encoding NPCBM/NEW2 domain-containing protein: MTRPYARLTLGCTVLLLAGCSQTAPTAAPDTGLPPGSPYAGGQQYPWSDRLDAPGADPYADGRRYPWVSPTAASGVNAQALNTGQNHLSDLQWTSASSGWGPVERDRSNGGQGQKDGRPMKVGGRTFAKGLGVHAASEIRYALGGQCNVFTAFVGIDEEVGGRGSAQFRVFGDGRLLFDSGVRRGRDLSLPVNVSVAGVKELRLSVSDGGDTNHYDHADWGDAAVECASAQPEGDVFLSDLPYAAASSGWGPVEFDRSNGEQRQFDGRALTIGGRVFDKGLGVHAFSILSYDLGRRCHTFSAQLGLDDEVGARGSVVFQVYGDDRKLYDSGVLRGSDAAKRATVKVSGVKALKLIVTDAADSIDYDHADWADAKLSCAPGAVAQPGTLDPGFGSGGRVGVGGVDGVAEPDGAVAVLDADFRVSRLSPSGAVLARGAALPNGVAHALARQADGKLVAVGRLDGEMAAVRYLSNLMLDPSFGVGGVVRLTLSQQSGHGTSTNTGSAALDVALQPDGRIVLGGYAQRPYSIAGLPAEDRPTSYDLALVRLTQAGTTDASFGQNGAVITSLNGNRLFDPENHLPDEKIYGVALQPDGKLVIVGESEVDGAQYAVLGRYLSGGQLDSGFGSGGLAAPAGSYSGFRTVALQPDGQIVAGGGDDRFLTTAYLQKFSSAGVGGARARFQFSSAEDASFQQTVVTSLLLDRDGSVVVGGYNDADAYVARFTSTLQQDAAFGGAPGGHVLLGKGRAVSLVGTTDNRIVATTAATEGGQGQGTYRLFR; this comes from the coding sequence ATGACCCGACCGTATGCCCGCCTGACGCTTGGCTGCACCGTCCTTCTGCTGGCCGGCTGCTCCCAGACCGCTCCCACCGCCGCGCCGGACACAGGGCTGCCCCCCGGCAGTCCCTACGCGGGCGGCCAGCAGTATCCCTGGAGTGACCGGCTCGACGCCCCCGGCGCCGATCCCTACGCGGACGGACGCCGCTATCCCTGGGTCTCCCCCACCGCCGCCTCCGGGGTGAACGCGCAGGCCTTGAACACCGGCCAGAACCACCTGTCGGACCTGCAGTGGACGTCGGCCAGCAGCGGCTGGGGACCGGTGGAGCGGGACCGCAGCAACGGCGGGCAGGGCCAGAAGGACGGCAGGCCGATGAAGGTGGGCGGGCGCACCTTCGCCAAGGGGCTGGGGGTCCACGCCGCCTCCGAGATCCGCTACGCGCTGGGCGGCCAGTGCAACGTCTTCACGGCCTTCGTGGGCATCGACGAGGAGGTGGGGGGGCGGGGCAGCGCGCAGTTCCGGGTCTTCGGCGACGGCCGGCTGCTGTTCGACAGCGGCGTCCGGCGGGGCCGTGACCTGAGTCTGCCGGTCAACGTGAGCGTGGCCGGCGTGAAGGAACTGCGTCTGTCGGTCTCGGACGGGGGCGACACCAACCACTACGATCACGCCGACTGGGGCGACGCGGCGGTGGAGTGCGCCTCGGCGCAGCCGGAGGGCGACGTGTTCCTGAGCGACCTGCCGTACGCCGCGGCCAGCAGCGGCTGGGGGCCGGTGGAGTTCGACCGCAGCAACGGTGAGCAGCGCCAGTTCGACGGCCGGGCGCTGACCATCGGCGGGCGGGTCTTCGACAAAGGTCTGGGGGTGCATGCCTTTTCCATCCTCAGCTACGATCTGGGCAGGCGGTGCCACACCTTCTCGGCCCAGCTGGGCTTGGACGACGAGGTGGGCGCGCGCGGCAGCGTGGTGTTTCAGGTGTACGGCGACGACCGCAAGCTGTACGACAGCGGCGTGCTGCGCGGCAGCGACGCGGCCAAGCGTGCGACTGTCAAGGTGAGCGGCGTGAAGGCGCTCAAGCTGATCGTGACCGACGCGGCCGACAGCATCGACTACGATCACGCCGACTGGGCCGACGCCAAACTCAGCTGCGCGCCGGGAGCCGTGGCCCAGCCTGGCACCCTGGACCCGGGCTTCGGCAGCGGGGGCCGCGTGGGCGTGGGCGGGGTGGACGGGGTGGCCGAACCGGACGGCGCGGTGGCTGTGCTGGACGCCGACTTCCGGGTCAGCCGCCTGTCGCCTTCCGGCGCGGTGCTGGCGCGGGGCGCGGCCCTGCCGAACGGCGTCGCCCACGCGCTGGCCCGGCAGGCCGACGGCAAACTGGTCGCCGTGGGGCGGCTGGACGGCGAGATGGCCGCCGTGCGCTACCTGAGCAACCTGATGCTGGACCCCAGCTTCGGCGTGGGCGGCGTGGTGCGGCTGACGCTGAGCCAGCAGTCCGGACACGGCACCAGCACGAACACCGGCTCGGCGGCGCTGGACGTGGCCCTTCAACCAGACGGGCGGATCGTGCTGGGGGGTTACGCTCAGCGTCCGTACAGCATTGCCGGATTGCCCGCTGAAGACCGGCCAACCTCCTATGATCTGGCCCTGGTCCGCCTGACCCAGGCTGGCACCACAGACGCCAGTTTCGGTCAGAACGGCGCCGTCATCACCTCGCTCAACGGCAACCGCCTGTTCGATCCCGAAAACCACCTGCCGGACGAAAAGATCTACGGCGTGGCGCTGCAACCCGACGGGAAGCTGGTCATCGTGGGCGAGTCGGAGGTGGACGGCGCTCAATACGCGGTTCTCGGCCGCTATCTCTCCGGCGGACAGCTCGATTCGGGCTTCGGCAGTGGGGGCCTGGCCGCACCAGCCGGTTCTTACTCGGGCTTCAGGACCGTGGCCTTGCAGCCGGACGGTCAGATCGTGGCAGGTGGGGGCGACGACCGCTTCCTGACCACCGCCTACCTTCAGAAATTCAGTTCGGCGGGCGTGGGCGGGGCCAGGGCCCGGTTTCAGTTCAGCAGCGCTGAAGACGCGAGTTTTCAACAGACCGTGGTCACCTCGCTGCTTCTGGACCGTGACGGCAGTGTGGTGGTGGGCGGCTACAACGACGCGGACGCGTACGTCGCCCGCTTCACGTCCACCTTGCAGCAGGACGCGGCCTTCGGGGGGGCGCCGGGCGGCCATGTCCTTCTCGGCAAGGGCCGGGCCGTTTCACTCGTCGGCACCACCGACAACCGCATCGTCGCCACCACGGCCGCCACAGAAGGCGGGCAGGGCCAGGGCACCTACCGACTCTTCCGCTAG
- a CDS encoding NPCBM/NEW2 domain-containing protein, with protein MSTPFVPLLLGCAALLLVSCSPKPAPPGPPDDGRPADSPYTGGRQYPWSDRLAPHGADAYADGHRYPWRSPTAASGLDSRPTENGHNLLSALPWTSATNGWGPVERDRSNGWQASGDGTTLKVGGRTFASGLGVHADSEIRYALGGQCQTFTASVGVDDEVGPRGSVRFNVFGDDTLLSGGEVRRGGESALPIEVGVTGVQELRLEVRGGEDNHYDHADWGDAAVECTAAAPDNDITLSRLAYVSASNGWGPVELDRSNGPQGLRDGGPLTVAGQAFATGLGVHAPSTLEYDLGGVCTTFSAQLGVDDETGGRGSVTFQVSGDGRTLYDSAVVRGHDPVTPARVDVTGIHALKLTVTDGGDGLNHDHADWAGARLDCGTSAPGRAGTPDPSFGTGGRADAGGVDVVAEDGGAVVVLDANFGVTRLSPSGAVLGQGTARLNGEASALARQPDGGLIAVGHADGQMTALRYRPDLSLDSAFGQGGVVRLELGVADHASDGDPVRSAATDVAAQPDGRVVLVGYAARPYSPVPDVTLSDDDFAVVRLDRNGAPDPAFGQGGVTTTTLNGRLGATGDSADRLYSAALQPDGRIVVAGEAHYDANNYSAVVARYRADGTLDPAFAQGGLAFGDLGGRNTFHAVALEPDGTIVAGGGTRRFFTSALLQRFSADGVAGPAVNFQFKEPDNPLAYQTVVTTLAAQDDGHLLLGGFEDGYTYVARFSASLTQDLNFGDAPQGNVPVSPGLRIALATPAGRSFAVTTAQTTASGTQGQGTLRLFY; from the coding sequence ATGTCGACCCCGTTCGTTCCGCTGCTGCTCGGCTGCGCCGCCCTGTTGCTGGTTTCCTGTTCGCCGAAGCCCGCCCCACCGGGGCCGCCGGACGACGGCCGGCCGGCGGACAGCCCCTATACGGGCGGCCGGCAGTATCCCTGGAGTGACCGGCTCGCACCCCACGGGGCCGACGCCTACGCCGACGGACACCGCTACCCGTGGCGCTCGCCCACGGCGGCGTCCGGTCTGGATTCCCGCCCCACGGAAAACGGCCACAACCTCCTGTCGGCCCTGCCCTGGACCTCGGCCACCAACGGCTGGGGACCGGTGGAGCGCGACCGCAGCAACGGCTGGCAGGCCTCCGGCGACGGCACCACACTGAAGGTGGGCGGGCGCACGTTCGCCAGCGGACTGGGCGTCCACGCCGACTCGGAGATCCGCTACGCGCTGGGCGGCCAGTGCCAGACCTTCACGGCCTCCGTGGGCGTCGACGACGAGGTGGGCCCCAGGGGCAGCGTGCGCTTCAACGTCTTCGGCGACGACACGCTGCTGTCTGGCGGTGAGGTCCGGCGCGGCGGGGAGTCGGCCCTGCCCATCGAGGTGGGGGTGACCGGCGTCCAGGAATTGCGGCTGGAGGTTCGTGGCGGCGAGGACAACCACTACGATCACGCCGACTGGGGCGACGCGGCGGTGGAGTGCACGGCGGCGGCGCCAGACAACGACATAACGCTGAGCCGTCTGGCCTACGTGTCGGCCAGCAACGGCTGGGGACCGGTGGAGCTTGACCGCAGCAACGGACCACAGGGCCTGCGGGACGGCGGCCCATTGACCGTCGCTGGGCAGGCCTTCGCCACGGGCCTGGGCGTGCACGCCCCGTCGACCCTCGAATACGATCTGGGCGGCGTCTGCACCACCTTCAGCGCGCAGCTCGGCGTGGACGACGAGACCGGGGGCCGGGGCAGCGTGACCTTCCAAGTCTCCGGGGACGGGCGCACGCTGTACGACAGCGCGGTGGTCCGCGGCCACGATCCGGTCACGCCGGCCCGCGTCGATGTCACGGGGATACACGCCCTCAAACTGACGGTCACCGACGGGGGCGATGGCCTGAACCACGATCACGCCGACTGGGCCGGTGCCCGGCTGGACTGCGGCACTTCCGCGCCCGGCCGCGCGGGCACCCCAGACCCCAGCTTCGGCACCGGGGGGCGGGCGGACGCGGGCGGCGTCGACGTGGTGGCCGAGGACGGCGGCGCGGTGGTGGTGCTGGACGCCAACTTCGGCGTCACGCGGCTGTCGCCCTCCGGCGCAGTGCTGGGCCAGGGCACGGCCCGCCTGAACGGGGAGGCCAGCGCCCTGGCCCGCCAGCCGGACGGCGGCCTGATCGCCGTGGGCCATGCGGACGGCCAGATGACCGCGCTGCGCTACCGCCCCGACCTGAGCCTGGACTCGGCCTTCGGTCAGGGGGGCGTGGTCCGGCTGGAACTGGGCGTGGCGGACCACGCGTCTGACGGCGATCCGGTCCGCTCGGCGGCCACCGACGTGGCGGCGCAGCCGGACGGCAGGGTCGTGCTGGTGGGGTACGCCGCGCGGCCCTACTCGCCGGTGCCCGACGTCACGCTCTCGGACGATGATTTTGCTGTCGTGCGGCTGGACCGCAACGGCGCACCGGACCCGGCCTTCGGTCAGGGGGGCGTCACCACCACCACCCTGAACGGGCGGCTGGGCGCCACGGGGGATTCCGCTGACCGGCTGTACAGCGCGGCGCTGCAGCCGGATGGCCGGATCGTGGTGGCAGGCGAGGCCCACTACGACGCCAACAACTACAGCGCTGTGGTGGCGCGCTACCGGGCCGACGGAACGCTGGACCCGGCCTTCGCGCAGGGCGGCCTCGCCTTTGGGGATCTCGGCGGGCGCAACACCTTCCATGCGGTGGCCCTGGAACCGGACGGCACCATCGTGGCGGGCGGGGGCACGCGGCGCTTTTTCACCAGCGCCCTGCTGCAGCGCTTCAGTGCGGACGGCGTGGCCGGGCCGGCGGTGAACTTCCAGTTCAAGGAGCCGGACAACCCGCTGGCGTACCAGACCGTCGTGACCACGCTGGCCGCCCAGGACGACGGCCACCTCCTGCTGGGCGGCTTCGAGGACGGCTACACCTACGTCGCCAGGTTCAGCGCCTCCCTGACGCAGGATCTGAACTTCGGGGACGCGCCGCAGGGCAACGTGCCGGTCAGTCCCGGCTTGCGGATCGCCCTGGCCACCCCGGCCGGGCGCAGCTTCGCCGTGACCACGGCCCAGACCACGGCCAGCGGCACCCAGGGCCAGGGCACGCTGCGCCTGTTCTACTGA
- a CDS encoding VOC family protein has product MLKHVSFITADLDAVLAFYERLGGVTEKTLTTPEGHRRGVLRLADGQGERGGRLQFFQIAGEAPHPQLHWAEHVAVYVTDLRALLPALRAAGVTVSRDLAPSPGGRDMVFVLDPDGRQVELLEAGDRAAPGRSPAAPPLH; this is encoded by the coding sequence ATGCTCAAGCATGTGTCGTTCATCACCGCTGATCTGGACGCGGTCCTGGCCTTTTACGAGCGGCTGGGCGGCGTGACCGAGAAGACCCTGACCACCCCCGAGGGCCACCGGCGCGGCGTGCTGCGCCTGGCAGACGGGCAGGGCGAGCGGGGGGGCCGCCTCCAGTTCTTCCAGATCGCGGGCGAGGCGCCGCACCCACAGCTGCACTGGGCCGAACACGTCGCGGTGTATGTCACGGACCTGCGCGCGCTGCTGCCTGCGCTCCGCGCGGCGGGCGTGACGGTCAGCCGGGACCTGGCCCCCAGCCCCGGCGGGCGCGATATGGTCTTCGTGCTGGACCCGGACGGCCGGCAGGTCGAGCTGCTGGAGGCCGGCGACCGTGCGGCGCCGGGCCGCAGCCCAGCCGCGCCCCCCCTTCACTAG
- a CDS encoding sensor domain-containing diguanylate cyclase, whose translation MERRTGSLQQRLLNSQQYVVYAASLTYVLFVLLVTLANPAGPVLQTFLAPRFGLAALLLLTSLLVWAEPQRLRQIYLLTYVGCLLTLVFEIPRVLSADQNLLQLFLWQSVNVPISFLILGSRWGLGANVLTLLTLLGSLTLHGPFSMAQLADWLTVSLTLTITTYVSYLIMTFIEGNLLTHEQDQGRLRAARQDALTMVYGRGAIEEELERAMNHSRQHNTPMSVIVTDIDHFKSVNDLYGHATGDDVLRAVAKRLRRAVGSGGGMVGRWGGEEFIVLLPGLAKPEALVVAERLRREISGQPLADLEITASFGVASYRGANDTADQLFGRADQAMYEAKNLGRNAVR comes from the coding sequence ATGGAGAGGCGCACCGGTTCACTTCAGCAGCGGTTACTGAACAGTCAGCAGTACGTGGTGTACGCCGCCAGCCTGACGTACGTGCTGTTCGTGCTGCTGGTGACCCTGGCCAACCCGGCCGGCCCGGTGCTGCAGACCTTCCTGGCGCCGCGCTTCGGCCTCGCCGCGCTGTTGCTGCTCACCTCGCTCCTGGTGTGGGCCGAGCCGCAGCGGCTGCGCCAGATCTACCTGCTGACCTATGTCGGCTGCCTGCTGACCCTGGTGTTCGAGATCCCGCGGGTGCTGAGCGCCGACCAGAACCTGCTGCAACTGTTCTTGTGGCAGAGCGTCAACGTGCCGATCTCGTTTCTGATTCTGGGGTCGCGCTGGGGCCTGGGGGCCAACGTGCTGACCCTGCTGACGCTCCTGGGCTCCCTGACGCTGCACGGCCCTTTTTCCATGGCGCAGCTGGCCGACTGGCTGACGGTCAGCCTGACCCTGACGATCACCACCTACGTGTCGTACCTGATCATGACCTTTATCGAGGGCAACCTGCTGACCCACGAGCAGGACCAGGGCCGGCTGCGGGCGGCGCGGCAGGACGCCCTGACCATGGTGTACGGGCGCGGCGCCATCGAGGAGGAACTGGAGCGGGCCATGAACCACTCCCGGCAGCACAACACGCCCATGAGCGTGATCGTGACCGACATTGACCATTTCAAGAGCGTCAACGATCTGTACGGCCACGCCACCGGCGACGACGTGTTGCGGGCGGTGGCCAAGCGTCTGCGGCGGGCGGTGGGCAGCGGCGGCGGCATGGTGGGCCGCTGGGGGGGCGAGGAATTTATCGTGCTGCTGCCTGGACTCGCCAAGCCCGAGGCGCTGGTGGTCGCCGAGCGGCTCAGGCGTGAGATCTCCGGTCAGCCGTTGGCGGACCTGGAGATCACCGCCAGCTTTGGGGTGGCCTCGTACCGGGGGGCCAACGACACCGCCGACCAGCTGTTCGGACGCGCCGATCAGGCGATGTACGAGGCCAAGAACCTGGGCCGCAACGCCGTTCGCTGA
- the ndk gene encoding nucleoside-diphosphate kinase, with product MERTFAMIKPDGVRRGLTPEILARIARKGYRVVGLKQMTISRQTAETHYGEHKERPFFGELVEFITGGPVVAIALEGEGAIAGWRAMMGATNPANAAPGTIRADFATTTGENVTHGSDSAESAERELGLFFAAGELLD from the coding sequence ATGGAACGGACTTTTGCAATGATCAAACCCGACGGCGTGCGCCGCGGCCTGACCCCCGAAATTCTCGCCCGCATCGCCCGCAAGGGCTACCGCGTGGTGGGCCTCAAGCAGATGACGATCTCGCGCCAGACCGCCGAGACGCATTACGGCGAGCACAAGGAGCGTCCCTTCTTCGGCGAACTGGTGGAGTTCATCACCGGCGGCCCCGTGGTGGCCATCGCGCTGGAAGGCGAGGGGGCCATCGCGGGCTGGCGGGCCATGATGGGGGCCACCAACCCGGCCAACGCCGCCCCCGGCACCATCCGCGCCGACTTCGCCACCACCACCGGCGAGAACGTGACCCACGGCAGCGACAGCGCCGAGAGTGCCGAGCGCGAGTTGGGGCTGTTCTTCGCGGCCGGCGAACTGCTGGACTGA
- a CDS encoding ABC transporter permease has protein sequence MTHNTQSRPSGDASRVALIACAVAAAGMLLFPLAALGRGFSADAVLLHLSGSVLNLASNQDAPLASPGSALILGWATLAMIVATLIGAVRRAGWFWITGLLAFGLAVAAVLALNSGLAVQIERVAADSSLRAGAKRQLRNFYDGGGMNLGLFLPMLAGLIAAGAGLSAREWVLDRFNRLRGLLVPVSAITLAVLVGAVVVLVVQPIVNPSGRELTLWQAWLAKSDVVYFVYSTLFAPVTRLSPLLSSLKLATPLIFTGLSVAFAFRTGLFNIGAPGQLTMGAIGAMLMGVYGPPSLGWALLPLSVLAAAAGGALWGAIPGLLKARFGSSEVINTIMLNYVASAVFIFLIGSETFPFLGKTYTLPFKAPGFEAKSQELQQAAQLPTLLDLFNVGPAGGGYVLSIGLVVAVIALLVARPLLRTVKNGGLIAIVIALAAGALTWRIGIPANITGSQLNASFLIALACVALFGTLMWRTATGYALRAVGLSPRAAEYGGISVARGTILAMTLAGMFAGLAGTHYVNGGALDEYRLKGNMPVNVGFDGIAVALMGQNTPTGVVFASLLFGTVDTGGVDVDQQLDGVNKDIVTVLKALIVLFIAAGGFLSRRLVDPPPPQLVAATDRTGTDEAGKLSPGVAAQQASTPNPNVGYASEENTREGGK, from the coding sequence GTGACCCACAACACCCAATCTCGTCCATCCGGGGACGCGTCGCGTGTCGCGCTGATCGCGTGCGCGGTGGCCGCCGCAGGGATGCTGCTCTTTCCACTCGCCGCGCTGGGCCGGGGCTTCAGCGCCGACGCCGTGCTGCTGCATCTCAGCGGCTCCGTTCTGAATCTGGCCAGCAATCAGGACGCGCCGCTGGCCAGCCCGGGCAGCGCCCTGATCCTGGGCTGGGCCACGCTGGCCATGATCGTGGCCACCCTGATCGGGGCCGTGCGCCGCGCGGGCTGGTTCTGGATCACCGGCCTGCTGGCCTTCGGGCTGGCGGTGGCGGCGGTGCTGGCCCTGAACAGCGGACTGGCCGTGCAGATCGAGCGCGTGGCCGCCGACAGCAGCCTGCGGGCCGGGGCCAAGCGGCAACTGCGCAACTTCTACGACGGCGGCGGCATGAACCTGGGCCTGTTCCTGCCCATGCTGGCCGGGCTGATCGCCGCCGGCGCCGGCCTGAGCGCCCGCGAATGGGTGCTGGACCGCTTCAACCGGCTGCGCGGCCTGCTGGTCCCGGTGTCGGCCATCACGCTGGCGGTGCTGGTGGGGGCCGTGGTGGTGCTGGTGGTGCAGCCCATCGTCAATCCCTCAGGGCGGGAACTGACCCTGTGGCAGGCCTGGCTGGCCAAGAGCGACGTGGTGTATTTCGTGTACTCCACGCTGTTTGCGCCGGTCACCCGCCTGTCGCCGCTGCTGTCGAGCCTCAAGCTGGCCACGCCGCTGATCTTCACCGGCCTGAGCGTGGCCTTCGCCTTCCGCACGGGCCTCTTCAACATCGGCGCGCCGGGTCAGCTGACCATGGGGGCCATCGGCGCGATGCTGATGGGCGTGTACGGCCCCCCCAGCCTGGGCTGGGCGCTGCTGCCCCTGTCGGTGCTGGCGGCGGCGGCGGGCGGGGCGCTGTGGGGCGCGATTCCAGGCCTGCTCAAGGCCCGCTTCGGCTCCAGCGAGGTCATCAACACCATCATGCTCAATTACGTGGCCTCGGCGGTGTTCATCTTCCTGATCGGCAGCGAGACCTTTCCCTTTCTGGGCAAAACCTACACCCTGCCGTTCAAGGCGCCCGGCTTCGAGGCCAAGAGCCAGGAACTGCAGCAGGCCGCCCAGCTGCCCACCCTGCTGGACCTGTTCAACGTCGGCCCGGCGGGCGGCGGCTACGTCCTGAGCATCGGCCTGGTGGTGGCGGTGATTGCCCTGCTGGTGGCGCGGCCTCTGTTGAGAACCGTGAAAAACGGCGGATTGATCGCCATCGTGATCGCGCTGGCGGCGGGCGCGCTGACGTGGCGCATCGGGATTCCGGCGAACATCACCGGCAGCCAGCTCAACGCGTCGTTCCTGATTGCGCTGGCCTGCGTGGCGCTGTTCGGCACCCTGATGTGGCGCACCGCCACCGGCTACGCGCTGCGGGCGGTGGGCCTGTCGCCGCGCGCCGCCGAATACGGCGGCATCAGTGTGGCGCGCGGCACCATCCTGGCGATGACGCTGGCGGGCATGTTCGCCGGGCTGGCCGGCACCCACTACGTCAACGGCGGGGCGCTCGACGAGTACCGCCTGAAGGGCAACATGCCGGTCAACGTGGGCTTCGACGGCATCGCGGTGGCGCTGATGGGCCAGAACACCCCCACCGGGGTGGTCTTCGCCAGCCTGCTGTTCGGCACGGTGGACACCGGCGGGGTGGACGTCGACCAGCAACTCGACGGCGTGAACAAGGACATCGTGACGGTCTTGAAGGCCCTGATCGTGCTGTTCATCGCCGCCGGAGGCTTCCTGAGCCGGCGGCTGGTGGACCCGCCGCCGCCGCAACTGGTGGCCGCCACCGACCGAACCGGCACGGATGAGGCAGGCAAACTCTCTCCCGGCGTGGCGGCGCAGCAGGCGTCGACCCCCAACCCCAACGTCGGGTACGCCAGTGAAGAGAACACCCGTGAAGGGGGCAAATAA